One Hevea brasiliensis isolate MT/VB/25A 57/8 chromosome 5, ASM3005281v1, whole genome shotgun sequence genomic region harbors:
- the LOC110654189 gene encoding L-type lectin-domain containing receptor kinase V.9 — protein MSCTILILCFFLKLGSSESSIQDGFLFNGYFKFGDSAELNNSNMFSQVIYADSGLSKANQVFYNHPFKFKNSPTGSAFSFSTTFIVAVVAKDPEFNGHGLAFAISPSKVAVELDTDQDFQFNDIDDNHLGIDINGLVSVQSATAGYHDEHGRFKQLYLKSGKLIQVWVEYESLNQRLNVTIHPIKIPKPVLPLLSLTKDLSPYFFEVMYVGFSSAGGSKSSHYIFGWSFRMNGQADEINLSTLPDIPGVTRDNEGDAGDGYRKVQKILAVVLSLVGVIFLLLLIFGALMISRRRKFIQVLEDWEMLYGPHRFSYKDLFIATKGFRQRQLLGKGGFGRVYRGILPFSNVQIAVKRISHDSRQGMREFVAEIATIGRLRHPNLVRLLGYCRRKNELFLVYDYMPNGSLDKFLYQLPNCILNWKQRFKIIKDVASALFYLHQQWVQVIIHRDIKPANVLIDDQMNARLGDFGLARLCDHGNAPQTSHVAGTPGYIDPEIVQSGKSTTCTDIYAFGVFMLEVTCGRKPVDPQASLEKVVLIDWVMNCWDRGAILEAVDCKLGDDYVLHETELVLKLGLLCSHPVAAARPSMSSVVQFLDGAAQLPESLSSMTKSRDFGDDSGQGRVAYDEFPSGNVTIASLTFTESFASDGR, from the exons ATGTCCTGCACAATTCTCATCCTATGTTTCTTCCTGAAGCTCGGATCTTCAGAAAGCAGCATTCAAGATGGATTTTTGTTCAATGGTTACTTCAAGTTTGGTGACAGCGCAGAGCTAAACAATTCCAACATGTTCTCTCAAGTAATATATGCTGATAGTGGGCTTAGCAAAGCAAACCAAGTCTTCTATAACCATCCTTTCAAATTCAAAAACTCACCCACTGGTTCTGCCTTCTCCTTCTCCACTACCTTCATTGTTGCAGTAGTAGCCAAGGACCCTGAATTCAACGGCCATGGACTTGCCTTCGCTATCTCGCCATCGAAAG TTGCAGTGGAGCTTGACACAGACCAAGATTTTCAATTTAATGACATAGATGATAACCATCTGGGTATTGATATTAATGGGTTAGTGTCGGTTCAATCTGCTACTGCTGGTTACCATGATGAGCATGGGCGTTTCAAACAGCTATATCTCAAAAGTGGAAAACTAATTCAGGTCTGGGTTGAATATGAGAGCTTGAATCAACGGCTTAATGTCACAATACATCCAATAAAAATACCTAAACCCGTGCTTCCACTTTTATCCTTGACAAAAGATCTTTCCCCTTATTTCTTTGAGGTTATGTATGTTGGCTTCTCATCTGCTGGTGGGTCTAAATCTTCTCACTATATCTTCGGTTGGAGTTTCAGGATGAATGGTCAAGCCGACGAGATTAACCTGTCTACCCTTCCTGATATTCCTGGTGTTACAAGAGACAATGAAGGGGATGCAGGGGATGGATATAGAAAAGTGCAGAAGATTTTGGCAGTTGTATTATCTTTAGTTGGGGTTATTTTTCTTCTACTCTTGATTTTTGGCGCACTTATGATTTCAAGGAGGAGAAAATTCATTCAGGTGCTTGAGGATTGGGAAATGCTATATGGACCTCACAGGTTCTCCTATAAGGACCTATTTATTGCCACAAAAGGCTTCAGACAAAGACAACTTCTTGGAAAAGGAGGTTTTGGCAGGGTATATAGAGGCATTCTACCATTCTCAAATGTTCAAATTGCAGTGAAGAGAATTTCTCATGATTCCAGGCAGGGAATGAGAGAATTCGTAGCTGAAATTGCAACCATTGGCCGTCTCAGGCACCCGAACTTGGTTCGACTTCTGGGATATTGCAGGCGCAAGAATGAACTTTTTTTAGTTTATGACTATATGCCTAATGGAAGTCTTGATAAGTTCCTTTATCAATTACCCAATTGCATACTGAACTGGAAACAAAGATTCAAAATCATCAAAGATGTGGCATCTGCACTTTTCTATCTGCACCAACAATGGGTTCAAGTTATAATCCATAGAGACATCAAACCTGCGAATGTACTCATCGATGATCAGATGAATGCCAGGCTAGGAGATTTTGGGCTTGCTAGGTTATGTGACCACGGAAACGCTCCTCAAACCTCTCATGTAGCTGGGACTCCAGGTTATATTGACCCTGAGATTGTGCAGAGTGGAAAATCAACGACATGTACTGATATATATGCATTTGGGGTGTTTATGCTTGAGGTTACTTGTGGTAGAAAGCCTGTGGATCCTCAAGCTTCCTTGGAGAAAGTAGTGTTGATAGATTGGGTAATGAATTGTTGGGATAGAGGAGCAATTTTGGAGGCAGTTGATTGCAAACTAGGAGATGATTATGTGTTGCATGAAACTGAATTGGTTTTGAAGCTTGGATTGCTTTGTTCACATCCAGTGGCTGCAGCTAGGCCAAGCATGTCTAGCGTAGTACAATTCTTGGATGGAGCTGCTCAGTTGCCTGAAAGTCTAAGTTCTATGACTAAATCTCGAGATTTTGGTGACGACTCTGGTCAAGGACGTGTAGCTTATGATGAATTCCCTTCTGGAAATGTTACCATTGCTTCATTGACATTTACAGAGTCATTTGCCTCTGATGGACGTTAA